A genome region from Flavobacterium sp. CFS9 includes the following:
- a CDS encoding T9SS C-terminal target domain-containing protein, giving the protein MIKTFLCFCLTVSFAHAQILGCTDPLSKNYNPSATINDGSCSYKNIHLKPQYSKLLSDSIKETSGLIAFNKLLWTHNDDHDTTIYGLDSLGKIQKKVILKQVTNHDWEEISQDSSFLYLGDFGNNYSGNRTDLNILKIEKKSFLEGNPAIEKISFQYSDQTDFSAKKPNTTNFDCEAFIVSKDSIYLFIKQWKASKTNIYVLPNQSGTHVARLKHTLNTKGLVTGATYLESKKTIVLCGYSKLGKPFLYLLYDFKNTDFLSGNKRRIKLKLPFHQIEGIATLDGLHYYLTNESLVRKPILYVPQQLHYFDLSSLLNSYIHQ; this is encoded by the coding sequence ATGATTAAGACCTTTTTATGTTTTTGCCTCACTGTATCTTTTGCCCATGCACAGATTTTAGGCTGTACAGATCCACTTTCTAAAAATTATAACCCCAGCGCAACAATTAACGACGGAAGCTGCAGTTATAAAAATATCCATCTAAAACCGCAGTATTCTAAACTCCTCAGTGATTCTATCAAAGAAACCTCGGGATTAATTGCTTTCAATAAGTTACTTTGGACGCACAACGACGATCATGACACCACCATATACGGATTGGATTCGTTGGGGAAAATTCAAAAAAAAGTGATTCTGAAACAGGTCACCAATCACGACTGGGAAGAGATCTCACAAGATAGTTCTTTCCTGTATCTTGGCGATTTTGGAAATAACTACTCTGGTAACAGAACCGATCTGAACATCTTAAAAATAGAGAAAAAATCGTTCCTGGAAGGAAATCCGGCAATTGAAAAAATCTCCTTTCAATACTCCGACCAAACTGATTTTTCAGCTAAAAAGCCAAACACCACTAATTTTGACTGCGAGGCATTCATCGTGTCCAAAGACAGTATTTATTTGTTTATCAAACAATGGAAAGCCTCTAAAACCAATATTTATGTTTTACCTAACCAATCAGGTACTCACGTTGCACGGCTAAAACATACCTTAAATACAAAAGGCTTAGTAACTGGAGCAACATATTTAGAATCTAAAAAAACAATTGTTCTTTGTGGGTACTCTAAACTTGGAAAGCCCTTTTTGTATCTTTTGTACGATTTCAAAAACACCGATTTTCTTTCAGGAAACAAACGAAGGATTAAGCTGAAACTTCCCTTCCATCAAATAGAAGGAATTGCAACTCTTGACGGTCTGCATTATTATCTAACCAATGAATCCCTTGTTCGAAAACCAATCCTTTATGTACCTCAACAGCTTCATTATTTTGATTTGAGTTCTTTGCTGAATTCCTATATTCATCAATAA
- a CDS encoding alpha/beta fold hydrolase has protein sequence MKSAKNSIVKMSLSLFFVFTSCDKDNDTLKNDNGTVKETKVDLGTHKVMTYSIIHNTKYLIVFESGLGDGHSVWDEKKIPAQLNAKLDIVSYDRAGYGKSEKDTKPRNINQLRSELETVINNFSNGRKVILVGHSLGGMIIRDYAVKNPSKVVGLLFIDPSHEYYNQPSQEEEDMLYNLFKTNFGENFGGTLEAREIIEDSQYMATLPHLPNIPVIVISSLKVDASTSESDKQKWFKAHELLKEGVSDFTHVSTTKSGHYIMYDEPNLVIDNFNLLLSKIK, from the coding sequence ATGAAATCAGCAAAAAACAGTATTGTAAAAATGAGTCTAAGTTTATTCTTTGTATTTACTTCCTGCGACAAAGACAATGACACTTTAAAGAATGACAACGGAACAGTAAAAGAAACAAAAGTCGATTTAGGGACTCATAAAGTAATGACTTATTCGATTATTCATAACACAAAATATTTGATTGTTTTTGAATCCGGACTTGGAGATGGACATTCGGTTTGGGACGAAAAAAAAATACCGGCACAATTAAACGCCAAATTAGATATTGTAAGTTATGACAGAGCCGGTTATGGGAAATCTGAAAAAGATACAAAACCAAGAAATATAAATCAATTAAGAAGTGAACTCGAAACTGTAATTAATAATTTTTCGAATGGTAGAAAAGTTATTCTTGTCGGACATTCGCTTGGTGGAATGATTATTAGAGATTATGCGGTTAAAAATCCTTCTAAAGTTGTCGGATTATTATTTATAGATCCATCACACGAATATTACAATCAGCCTTCGCAAGAGGAGGAGGATATGCTTTATAATCTTTTTAAGACCAATTTTGGAGAAAATTTTGGAGGAACACTCGAAGCCAGAGAAATAATAGAAGATTCTCAATATATGGCGACACTTCCACATTTGCCAAATATTCCTGTAATTGTAATTTCGAGCTTAAAAGTCGATGCCTCTACTTCTGAATCAGATAAACAAAAATGGTTTAAGGCGCATGAATTATTAAAAGAAGGAGTTTCTGATTTTACACACGTTTCGACTACAAAATCCGGACATTACATTATGTACGATGAGCCAAATTTGGTAATTGATAATTTTAATTTGCTTTTATCTAAAATTAAATAA
- a CDS encoding glycosyltransferase family 2 protein: MQLSVIILNYNVRYFLEQCVLSVQEAISSLDAEIIVVDNNSSDESCLMMKSKFPTVKLIQNDTNYGFPKGNNIGVAQARGKYVCILNPDTVVAENTFEKILNFADRQVNLGIVGCKLIDGTGAFLPESKRGIPTPWVAFTKIFGLYKIFPNWKWFNQYYAQHLGEDESGEVAVLVGAFMLMTRDLYLELEGFDEKCFMYADDIDLSYRALLKKKSNYYFHETTVLHYKGESTVKDEKYMKRFQEAMNFFYQKHFRKSWFFEFFIQIGIWFFSFVKMFQGKTKSKPLPDRVIFYSSNQILSEKLPEILKNKVDFLDFKKEKMVNSCQLFEGKRVEIILDNQYVSFKKCIKIIETLKDKTITFKIFPKNANFIIGSNSRNDRGQIVKIE; this comes from the coding sequence ATGCAATTATCGGTTATTATTCTCAATTATAATGTGCGTTACTTTCTGGAACAATGTGTTTTAAGTGTTCAGGAAGCTATTTCGTCACTTGATGCAGAAATCATTGTAGTCGATAATAATTCGTCAGATGAGAGTTGTTTGATGATGAAAAGCAAATTCCCAACTGTAAAATTGATTCAGAATGACACAAACTATGGTTTCCCAAAAGGGAACAATATTGGAGTGGCGCAGGCTCGGGGAAAATATGTCTGCATTCTAAATCCCGATACTGTTGTTGCTGAGAATACATTTGAGAAAATTTTGAATTTCGCTGACAGACAAGTCAATTTAGGAATTGTAGGATGTAAGCTTATTGATGGTACCGGAGCATTTTTGCCCGAAAGCAAGCGCGGAATTCCAACTCCCTGGGTCGCTTTTACCAAAATTTTCGGACTCTATAAAATCTTTCCAAATTGGAAATGGTTTAATCAGTATTACGCCCAGCATTTAGGAGAAGATGAAAGCGGAGAAGTTGCTGTTTTAGTGGGAGCCTTCATGTTAATGACTCGTGATTTGTATCTTGAATTAGAAGGTTTTGATGAAAAATGTTTCATGTATGCAGATGATATTGATTTGTCGTATCGGGCTTTGTTAAAAAAGAAATCCAATTACTATTTTCATGAAACGACTGTTTTGCATTATAAAGGAGAAAGTACGGTAAAAGACGAAAAATACATGAAACGTTTTCAGGAGGCAATGAATTTTTTCTATCAGAAGCATTTTAGGAAATCATGGTTTTTTGAATTTTTCATTCAAATTGGTATTTGGTTCTTTTCATTTGTAAAAATGTTTCAGGGAAAAACAAAATCAAAACCATTGCCTGATAGAGTCATTTTTTATTCTTCAAATCAAATTTTGTCTGAAAAATTACCTGAAATTCTAAAAAATAAAGTCGACTTTTTAGATTTCAAAAAAGAAAAAATGGTAAATTCGTGCCAGCTTTTTGAGGGTAAAAGAGTTGAGATTATTTTGGATAATCAGTATGTTTCATTCAAAAAATGTATCAAAATCATAGAAACTCTTAAAGATAAGACCATTACTTTTAAGATTTTCCCCAAAAATGCAAATTTTATTATTGGGAGTAATTCACGGAATGACAGGGGGCAAATCGTAAAAATCGAGTAA
- a CDS encoding helix-turn-helix domain-containing protein translates to MYSIFNAIICGAAFLLTFIIFVNQNKINIKANRWFGSFIGCIFLIVLENVVVDGKVLREDDILNQLINISSFVVAPVFYLSVSYYIEPIRKWKAMDYLHFSFAFLVFILLMSSWVIDDNHKPEDISPEIVQKTIAIFNFIFSLYVFIYCFLAYQKIVKHEKTIKLLNSTSENLDLKWLKNIIVGVIFITIFWILDIVFQISEGNKTFDILTSLIYFSSILYITYYWQKQKEIFPYSLKEKEEIENIIVETSLPESKRKQLLTPEELEEQKSRLLQLMNTEKPFLDFDLSLVKLASFMNVSTHILSYVINNGCNENFYQFVNRYRIEEAKKLMANSEMDRLSLLGIGFSVGFNSKTVFNTTFKKLTGQTPSEYKKQIGSAL, encoded by the coding sequence ATGTACTCGATATTCAATGCAATAATTTGCGGTGCAGCATTTTTACTGACATTTATAATATTTGTAAATCAAAATAAGATCAATATAAAAGCCAATCGCTGGTTTGGATCTTTTATCGGCTGTATTTTTTTAATCGTACTTGAAAATGTTGTTGTAGACGGCAAAGTACTCAGAGAAGATGATATTCTGAATCAATTAATAAACATCTCCAGTTTTGTTGTTGCTCCGGTATTTTATCTAAGTGTGAGCTATTATATCGAGCCCATTAGAAAATGGAAAGCAATGGATTATTTGCATTTTAGTTTCGCTTTCCTGGTCTTTATTCTTCTTATGAGTTCCTGGGTAATAGACGACAACCATAAACCCGAAGATATAAGTCCGGAAATTGTACAGAAAACCATAGCCATATTTAATTTTATTTTCAGCCTGTACGTTTTTATTTATTGTTTTCTGGCTTATCAAAAAATTGTTAAACATGAAAAAACGATTAAACTTTTAAATTCTACTTCTGAGAATCTGGATTTAAAATGGTTGAAAAATATTATTGTCGGCGTTATTTTTATCACGATTTTTTGGATTCTGGATATTGTGTTTCAAATTTCGGAGGGAAACAAAACTTTTGATATTCTAACAAGTTTGATTTATTTTTCAAGTATTCTTTACATCACGTATTACTGGCAGAAGCAAAAAGAAATTTTTCCTTATTCATTAAAAGAGAAAGAAGAAATAGAAAATATTATTGTTGAAACTTCTCTTCCGGAAAGCAAAAGAAAACAATTATTGACTCCTGAAGAATTGGAAGAACAAAAAAGCAGGTTGTTACAATTAATGAATACCGAAAAACCTTTTTTAGACTTTGATTTGAGCTTGGTAAAATTGGCTTCTTTTATGAATGTATCGACACATATTCTTTCCTATGTAATCAATAACGGATGTAATGAAAATTTCTATCAATTTGTAAACAGATATAGAATTGAAGAAGCAAAAAAACTTATGGCCAATTCTGAAATGGATCGTTTAAGTTTACTTGGAATTGGATTTTCTGTAGGTTTTAATTCAAAAACTGTTTTTAATACCACATTTAAAAAACTGACCGGACAAACTCCCTCAGAATATAAGAAACAAATAGGTTCTGCTTTATAA
- a CDS encoding dihydrolipoamide acetyltransferase family protein translates to MARFELKLPKMGESVAEATITNWLKEVGDKIEADEAVLEIATDKVDSEVPSEVSGVLIEQLFGKDDLVQVGQTIAIIETEGDAPAVQAVEANAPAEAAEIEKTIEVAKDTVAAPQDFSGSDKFFSPLVKNIAKEEGVSVAELESIAGSGKDGRVTKEDILKYIETRKSGVQAPKVVVEAPKTVQAAAPVQKSQQAVPVSVNGGDEIVEMDRMRKLISGYMVASVQTSAHVQSFIEVDVTNIVKWRDKVKSAFEKREGEKLTFTPIMMEAVAKALKDFPGMNISVDGEYIIKKKNINLGMAAALPNGNLIVPVIKNADQLNLVGMAKAVNDLGNRAKAGKLKPDDTQGGTYTVTNVGTFGSVFGTPIINQPQVGILALGAIRKVPAVIETPEGDFIGIRQKMFLSHSYDHRVVDGALGGSFVKRVAEYLEAFDVNRDF, encoded by the coding sequence ATGGCAAGATTTGAATTGAAACTTCCTAAAATGGGAGAAAGTGTCGCTGAAGCAACTATTACAAACTGGTTGAAAGAAGTTGGAGACAAAATTGAAGCTGATGAAGCAGTACTGGAAATTGCTACCGATAAGGTTGACAGTGAAGTGCCTAGCGAAGTATCAGGAGTTTTGATTGAGCAATTGTTCGGTAAAGACGATTTGGTTCAGGTAGGACAAACTATTGCAATCATTGAAACAGAAGGTGATGCACCGGCTGTGCAGGCAGTAGAGGCTAATGCTCCGGCAGAAGCTGCTGAAATCGAAAAAACAATCGAAGTTGCGAAAGATACTGTAGCTGCACCGCAGGATTTTTCAGGATCGGATAAATTCTTTTCTCCATTAGTAAAAAATATTGCTAAAGAAGAAGGTGTTTCTGTTGCTGAATTAGAAAGCATTGCCGGTTCAGGAAAAGACGGCCGCGTAACAAAAGAAGATATCTTAAAATATATTGAAACTCGTAAATCAGGTGTTCAGGCTCCGAAAGTAGTTGTAGAAGCTCCAAAAACCGTTCAGGCTGCAGCTCCGGTTCAAAAAAGCCAGCAAGCTGTTCCGGTATCTGTAAACGGAGGCGATGAAATCGTTGAAATGGACAGAATGCGTAAGCTGATTTCAGGTTACATGGTTGCTTCGGTACAAACTTCGGCACACGTGCAGTCGTTTATTGAAGTGGATGTAACTAATATTGTAAAATGGAGAGATAAAGTAAAAAGCGCTTTCGAAAAGAGAGAAGGCGAGAAGCTTACGTTTACTCCAATTATGATGGAAGCAGTGGCGAAAGCTTTAAAAGATTTCCCTGGAATGAATATTTCTGTTGATGGTGAGTATATCATCAAAAAGAAAAACATCAATTTAGGTATGGCAGCAGCTTTACCAAACGGAAACTTAATTGTTCCTGTAATTAAAAATGCAGATCAGCTGAATTTGGTTGGAATGGCAAAAGCGGTAAACGATTTAGGAAACCGTGCAAAAGCCGGAAAACTGAAACCGGACGATACACAAGGAGGAACTTATACGGTGACGAATGTTGGAACTTTCGGAAGTGTTTTCGGAACTCCAATTATCAATCAGCCTCAAGTTGGAATCCTGGCTTTAGGTGCTATTCGTAAAGTGCCTGCGGTTATCGAAACTCCGGAAGGAGATTTTATCGGAATCCGTCAGAAAATGTTCTTATCACATTCTTACGATCACAGAGTAGTAGATGGTGCTTTAGGTGGAAGTTTTGTAAAAAGAGTAGCTGAATATTTAGAAGCTTTTGATGTGAACAGAGATTTTTAA
- a CDS encoding tyrosine-protein phosphatase, with translation MLSFFKSKPLLKELLSDPYVDIHSHVLHGIDDGAKTIADTIKLVRAFQEMGISQFTTTPHINHYVWNNSAQIITAKREETKLLLEENHIQIPFQAAAEYFIDDWFENHFKNEKLLTLKDNYVLVEISYQNAPIHLYKTLFELQVAGYIPVLAHPERYLYYRKDFNEYEKLKKAGCLFQLNLLAVVGYYGEYICKTAEELLKKGMYDFTGTDVHHMNHIRAFDQKIKIDSIANLKEVIANNHFFKF, from the coding sequence ATGTTATCCTTTTTTAAATCAAAACCTCTTTTAAAAGAGCTGCTTTCTGATCCTTACGTTGATATTCACTCACATGTATTACACGGAATTGACGATGGTGCAAAAACCATAGCCGATACCATAAAGCTTGTCCGTGCGTTTCAGGAAATGGGAATTTCGCAATTTACCACCACTCCGCATATCAATCATTATGTCTGGAATAATTCGGCTCAAATTATTACCGCAAAACGGGAAGAAACTAAACTTTTATTGGAGGAAAACCACATTCAGATCCCTTTTCAGGCTGCTGCAGAATATTTTATCGATGACTGGTTTGAAAATCATTTTAAAAATGAAAAACTTCTCACTTTAAAAGACAATTATGTACTGGTAGAGATTTCGTATCAAAATGCCCCTATCCACCTGTATAAAACTCTTTTTGAGCTGCAGGTAGCAGGATATATTCCGGTTCTGGCACATCCGGAACGCTATTTGTATTATCGAAAGGATTTCAATGAATATGAAAAACTAAAAAAGGCCGGATGCCTGTTTCAGTTAAACTTATTGGCTGTAGTGGGTTATTATGGAGAGTACATTTGTAAAACCGCTGAAGAACTTCTTAAAAAAGGAATGTATGATTTTACCGGAACCGACGTGCATCACATGAATCACATCAGGGCTTTTGATCAGAAAATAAAAATCGACAGTATTGCCAACTTAAAAGAAGTAATTGCCAACAATCATTTTTTTAAATTCTAG
- a CDS encoding 3'-5' exonuclease — MELKLNKPICFFDLETTGIDIGKDRIVEISIFKVFPNGNKESKTWLVNPTIPIPPQTTAVHGITDEKVANEPTFAELAPQVYNMIKDSDLGGFNSDRFDIPLLAEELLRAGVDFDMKNKVSVDVQTIFHKMEERTLSAALKFYCGKSLENAHSAEADTMATYEILKAQLDRYPELENDMKSLSEFTTRKKIADFAGMIAFDKDNEEIFTFGKHKGAKVEKVLESEPGYFSWIQNADFPLYTKKVLTAIKLRKLNTK, encoded by the coding sequence ATGGAACTCAAACTCAATAAACCAATTTGCTTTTTTGATCTTGAAACAACCGGAATTGATATCGGTAAGGATCGAATTGTAGAAATTTCGATATTCAAAGTTTTTCCAAACGGAAATAAAGAAAGTAAAACCTGGTTAGTGAATCCTACGATTCCAATTCCGCCACAAACAACTGCTGTTCATGGTATCACGGATGAAAAAGTAGCAAACGAACCTACTTTTGCAGAATTGGCACCACAGGTTTACAATATGATTAAAGACAGTGATTTGGGAGGTTTTAATTCAGATCGGTTTGATATTCCGTTATTGGCAGAAGAATTGCTGCGTGCCGGAGTCGATTTTGATATGAAAAATAAAGTTTCAGTAGATGTACAAACGATTTTTCATAAAATGGAAGAGCGTACCTTAAGTGCCGCATTGAAATTCTATTGTGGTAAAAGTTTGGAGAATGCGCATTCTGCAGAAGCCGATACAATGGCGACCTACGAAATTCTAAAAGCACAATTAGACCGTTATCCGGAATTGGAAAATGATATGAAATCATTGTCTGAATTTACAACCCGTAAAAAAATCGCCGATTTTGCCGGAATGATTGCATTTGATAAAGACAACGAAGAAATTTTTACCTTCGGGAAACACAAAGGTGCTAAAGTGGAGAAAGTTTTAGAGAGCGAGCCTGGCTATTTCAGCTGGATTCAAAATGCCGATTTTCCTCTGTATACCAAAAAAGTGCTTACGGCTATTAAATTAAGAAAGTTAAATACGAAGTAA
- a CDS encoding Hpt domain-containing protein: MALKYNLSKVYALSDNDPEFVNEILKLFVTEVPEDLKQIKEGIKKKDHKYAYSYAHKIKPTLDLMGLNVAFEEILQVEAWTKAEGKKKEIIETFKSIRLQVKEAIKEIKKDFDL; the protein is encoded by the coding sequence ATGGCTTTAAAATACAACCTTTCGAAAGTATATGCGCTTTCAGACAATGATCCGGAATTTGTAAATGAAATTCTTAAATTATTTGTTACGGAAGTTCCTGAAGATTTAAAACAAATCAAAGAAGGAATTAAAAAGAAGGATCATAAGTATGCCTATTCATACGCGCACAAAATAAAACCTACATTGGACTTAATGGGGTTGAATGTCGCTTTTGAGGAAATTCTTCAGGTAGAAGCCTGGACCAAAGCCGAAGGCAAGAAAAAAGAAATTATCGAAACTTTTAAGAGTATTAGATTGCAGGTAAAAGAGGCGATCAAAGAAATTAAAAAAGACTTTGATTTGTAA
- a CDS encoding DUF5009 domain-containing protein, which translates to MKVKENLYNQRIISIDALRGITIFVMIFVNELASVANVPQWMKHMPADADAMTFVDLVFPAFLFIVGMSVPFAFNARLIKGDSAKTIWTHTLKRALALIIMGVFMVNASDGYDAEQMIISPAFWGFLAFVMPIPIWNKYAKDFPAGLKSILQYGGISVLITLYFLYVRTDGSIGMTPQWWGILGLIGWAYLITVIYYWLVSGKLWAMIVFLILCVSLNSANLTQNLHLPEWLRFIAGHLTHATLVTAGIIISLLFFDRKVEKKINWPVIGFIALFFSFGFFLRQYYGISKIQGTPAWTLLSAGICTVLFYFLFWLMEVKKQTQWSNFFMPAAANPLLIYILPGAIYYFCKAMNIHIIPGYFREGVPGIIWSLVFSTIMLFVMKICNKYKIQLHL; encoded by the coding sequence ATGAAAGTAAAAGAGAATTTATACAATCAAAGGATTATTTCGATAGACGCTTTAAGAGGAATCACCATTTTTGTTATGATTTTTGTAAACGAACTGGCCAGCGTTGCGAATGTCCCTCAATGGATGAAACACATGCCGGCAGATGCTGATGCGATGACTTTTGTAGATTTGGTTTTTCCTGCTTTCTTATTTATTGTTGGAATGTCGGTTCCATTTGCATTTAATGCCCGACTGATAAAAGGAGATAGTGCAAAAACGATTTGGACACATACGTTAAAAAGAGCTTTGGCTCTCATTATTATGGGAGTCTTTATGGTTAATGCATCCGACGGTTATGATGCTGAACAAATGATAATCTCACCTGCATTTTGGGGATTTTTGGCTTTTGTCATGCCAATACCAATTTGGAATAAGTATGCCAAAGATTTTCCGGCTGGGTTAAAAAGTATACTTCAATATGGAGGAATATCGGTTCTGATAACCCTCTACTTTTTATATGTTCGGACTGATGGCAGCATAGGGATGACACCACAATGGTGGGGAATTCTGGGACTAATTGGATGGGCTTACCTTATTACAGTAATTTATTATTGGCTGGTTTCCGGGAAATTATGGGCAATGATTGTCTTTCTAATACTGTGTGTTTCCCTAAACTCGGCCAATTTGACCCAAAATTTGCATTTACCCGAATGGTTGCGTTTTATTGCCGGGCATTTAACTCATGCGACCTTGGTAACAGCAGGAATAATAATTTCACTATTGTTTTTTGATCGAAAAGTAGAAAAGAAAATCAACTGGCCTGTAATTGGGTTTATTGCATTGTTTTTCTCGTTCGGATTTTTTCTGCGTCAATACTATGGAATTTCAAAAATACAGGGAACTCCTGCCTGGACATTATTGTCAGCCGGAATTTGCACCGTTTTGTTCTATTTTCTGTTTTGGCTGATGGAAGTTAAAAAACAAACCCAATGGAGTAATTTCTTTATGCCCGCCGCTGCAAATCCGTTATTGATTTACATTTTACCGGGCGCTATTTATTATTTCTGCAAAGCGATGAATATTCATATTATTCCGGGGTATTTTCGTGAGGGAGTTCCCGGGATCATCTGGTCTTTAGTTTTTTCGACCATTATGCTGTTCGTGATGAAAATCTGTAACAAGTACAAAATTCAGCTGCATTTATAA
- a CDS encoding fumarylacetoacetate hydrolase family protein — protein MKIICIGRNYTNHIEELKNERPAEPVVFMKPDSAVLLKQHPFVIPEFSEEIHHELEVIVKISKVGKYIEPKFAHKYYDEISVGIDFTARDLQEKLKAKGLPWEKAKAFDGSAVIGEFLPKTDFVSMENLTFELTKNSETVQKGNTSFMLWKIDELVSYVSQFFTLKIGDIIFTGTPEGVAAVKPNDVLEGFLEDKKLFRIQVK, from the coding sequence ATGAAAATCATCTGTATCGGTAGAAATTATACCAATCATATTGAAGAGCTAAAAAACGAGCGTCCCGCAGAACCGGTGGTCTTTATGAAACCGGATTCGGCAGTTTTATTGAAACAGCATCCGTTTGTAATCCCTGAATTTTCTGAAGAAATTCATCACGAATTAGAAGTAATTGTTAAAATTAGCAAGGTTGGAAAATACATCGAGCCTAAATTTGCACACAAGTACTACGACGAGATTAGTGTTGGGATTGACTTTACGGCCAGAGATTTACAGGAAAAATTAAAAGCAAAAGGATTGCCGTGGGAAAAAGCAAAAGCTTTTGACGGTTCAGCGGTTATTGGAGAGTTTTTGCCAAAGACTGATTTTGTTTCGATGGAAAATCTTACTTTTGAATTAACGAAAAATTCTGAAACTGTTCAAAAAGGGAATACGAGTTTCATGCTTTGGAAAATTGACGAGCTTGTTTCCTATGTGTCTCAGTTTTTTACATTAAAAATTGGGGATATTATTTTTACAGGCACACCGGAAGGCGTTGCTGCGGTTAAACCAAACGATGTTTTAGAAGGCTTTTTAGAAGATAAAAAATTATTCAGAATACAAGTAAAGTAA
- a CDS encoding undecaprenyl-phosphate glucose phosphotransferase, producing the protein MEILQKLSHYRFSRYFKLLFVCVDVVLLNLATVLSAFTRFGSLDKLLLKEERTVSLLAILIWVALLFQNDSNRSVRVEPIESILVRTVKKLVIHAALISIFVVYLKYNDISRLRLLSFYLIFFGLLMISRYLSMKLLKYIRSRGYNFKTFVIVGANESGERIRKILAKDLTYGYRFLGFFDERKNTSIVDPAAVLGDFNAIHKFVVERKVDEMYVALHIDQIEIINKLTQICEQNMVRIKFIPDFQLYTKSSKVEVTFYENTPVLMFRTEPLEFAVNRLVKKAFDIIFSLSVIVLVFPWLFPIIMLIIKIESPGPVFFKQERSGRDNRSFMCYKFRSMRVNGLAHKKQAERGDSRVTKFGSFIRKTSIDELPQFFNVFLGDMSVVGPRPHMVNLAKEYSDLINNYLVRQYAKPGITGWAQVNGYRGETKELVDMENRVEYDIWYIENWSLMLDIKIIIKTIINIVNGEENAY; encoded by the coding sequence ATGGAAATTTTACAGAAACTGTCGCATTATCGTTTTTCGCGCTATTTCAAGCTTTTATTTGTTTGCGTTGATGTTGTATTGCTAAATTTAGCTACAGTACTTTCTGCGTTCACAAGGTTTGGTAGTTTAGATAAGCTTTTATTAAAAGAAGAGCGTACAGTTTCATTATTGGCAATTTTAATTTGGGTAGCCTTATTGTTTCAAAATGATTCTAATAGAAGTGTAAGAGTAGAACCCATAGAATCCATATTGGTCAGAACCGTTAAGAAATTAGTGATTCACGCGGCTTTGATTTCTATTTTTGTGGTGTATCTCAAATACAATGATATCTCAAGGCTCAGACTGCTTTCTTTTTATTTGATTTTTTTCGGATTGTTGATGATCTCCCGCTATTTGTCCATGAAACTTTTAAAATACATCAGGAGTCGCGGATATAATTTTAAAACATTTGTTATTGTCGGAGCAAACGAGTCTGGAGAAAGAATCCGTAAAATATTAGCAAAAGATTTGACTTACGGTTATAGATTTTTAGGCTTTTTTGATGAGAGGAAGAATACTTCAATTGTTGATCCTGCTGCTGTGTTAGGTGATTTTAATGCTATTCATAAATTTGTTGTCGAAAGAAAGGTCGACGAAATGTATGTGGCACTGCATATTGATCAGATTGAGATTATTAATAAACTGACACAGATTTGTGAGCAAAACATGGTGCGTATAAAGTTTATTCCGGATTTTCAATTGTACACAAAGTCCAGTAAAGTAGAAGTTACGTTTTATGAAAATACACCCGTTTTGATGTTTCGGACAGAACCTTTGGAGTTTGCCGTGAACCGACTGGTGAAAAAAGCATTTGATATTATTTTTTCACTTTCCGTAATCGTATTGGTATTTCCGTGGCTGTTTCCGATTATCATGCTGATCATTAAAATTGAATCGCCGGGACCTGTATTTTTCAAGCAGGAAAGATCGGGGCGAGATAACCGATCGTTTATGTGTTACAAGTTCAGGAGCATGCGGGTTAATGGTCTGGCCCATAAAAAACAAGCAGAAAGAGGAGATAGTCGTGTCACAAAATTCGGCTCTTTTATTCGTAAAACAAGTATTGATGAATTACCACAATTTTTCAATGTTTTTTTAGGCGACATGTCGGTGGTAGGACCAAGACCTCATATGGTAAATCTCGCTAAAGAATACAGCGATTTGATTAATAATTATTTAGTACGCCAGTATGCCAAACCGGGAATTACCGGTTGGGCACAGGTAAATGGTTACCGTGGAGAAACCAAAGAGTTAGTCGATATGGAAAACAGAGTCGAATACGACATTTGGTATATCGAAAACTGGAGCCTGATGCTGGATATTAAAATCATTATAAAAACAATCATCAATATCGTAAATGGAGAAGAAAACGCGTATTAG